From the genome of Chelonia mydas isolate rCheMyd1 chromosome 2, rCheMyd1.pri.v2, whole genome shotgun sequence, one region includes:
- the LOC102944499 gene encoding cytochrome b-c1 complex subunit 7 isoform X2 — translation MAMRAPVSASARLLEGFRKWYYNAAGFNQLGLMRDDTIYEDDDVKVALKRLPENLYNERLFRIKRALDLSMRQQILPEEQWVKYEEDSCLMH, via the exons ATGGCGATGAGGGCACCAG TTTCAGCAAGTGCTCGACTGTTAGAAGGCTTTCGCAAATGGTATTACAACGCAGCTGGATTCAACCAACTTG GATTAATGCGAGATGATACCATATATGAAGATGATGATGTAAAAGTAGCACTGAAGAGGCTTCCAGAAAATCTTTATAATGAACGACTGTTTCGCATCAAGAGAGCCCTTGATTTGAGTATGAGACAACAAATTCTTCCTGAAGAACAGTGGGTGAAATATGAAGAG